From a region of the Arachis ipaensis cultivar K30076 chromosome B09, Araip1.1, whole genome shotgun sequence genome:
- the LOC107618994 gene encoding 39S ribosomal protein L41-A, mitochondrial, with the protein MPLGLILGIGRAFRRKRTSSLDILSSKRAPRGYYKGKNCKPTGFHTRKGGYVVVQEKLPNYVVPDLTDFKLKPYVSQCPRDAKTSEASALTK; encoded by the exons atgCCTCTAGGGCTGATCCTAGGCATAGGAAGAGCTTTTCGAAGGAAGAGGACTTCTTCATTGGACATCCTATCATCAAAACGTGCTCCACGAGGTTACTACAAGGGCAAGAACTGCAAGCCTACTGGTTTCCATACCCGTAAAG GTGGGTATGTGGTAGTGCAAGAAAAATTGCCAAACTATGTAGTCCCTGATTTGACAGATTTTAAG CTCAAACCATATGTATCTCAGTGTCCTAGAGATGCCAAGACCTCAGAGGCTTCTGCATTGACT